AATGAACTTATGTTTAAAATTATAAGCAAATACAATAGACCTACAATGGTTAGATCCATTCGGTTTGTTAAGTTATGAACAAAGGGAGCTAAATTGTCTAACTATGATCCATTAAACGAGGTGTCCCACTATGGTTAAAGTCGATCGAAGAATAAAAAAAACCCAAGATGCCTTAAAAAATGCCGTACTAGAACTGATGGCTGAAAAGAGCTTTGACGACATTACGATTCAAGACCTGACTGACCGCGCCAACGTCAGTCGGGGCACGATTTACCTTCACTACCTGGATAAGTATGACCTGCTCGACAAGCTGATTGAATCGCATATAAACGAACTCGGGGAACGATGCAAGGCTGCAGCTGATCTGGATTTCGCAGACGGATCACTCATCTGGACCAAATATTTCGAAGAG
Above is a window of Paenibacillus rhizovicinus DNA encoding:
- a CDS encoding TetR/AcrR family transcriptional regulator; protein product: MVKVDRRIKKTQDALKNAVLELMAEKSFDDITIQDLTDRANVSRGTIYLHYLDKYDLLDKLIESHINELGERCKAAADLDFADGSLIWTKYFEENYPFFSMMLASKGAPYFRSRFLDFLIDEFKDEIDVTKGKNKGLNEDMLIRFVASAYVGVVEWWFMNERPISHQALAEQLGDLLERNCG